Proteins found in one Actinokineospora alba genomic segment:
- a CDS encoding metal-dependent hydrolase, whose product MSTEPTPKPVPRVRRIRFAYPTGALDRHFVKKEGEGEGDLVMSHIVAVLSAMFPEGEDFFVRSVRRYADKVDDPDLKAQVAGFIGQEVTHGREHRALNERLQEMGYPTRRVDRRTKIGLGRAEQKLPGLSCLAMTAALEHYTAALAETLLTDERAQRLLGSTEVRSLLLWHAVEESEHKAVAFDVYRAAGGTERRRIRTMHFVTVTFILGVLGHTLLSLLQDRAAYNPVRLVRSIAALRHSPFLTRQVFRRIAAYNRPGFHPDDHDNTELLERWTTELFGAEGKLADKLR is encoded by the coding sequence CCGTGCCGCGCGTGCGCCGCATCCGGTTCGCCTATCCCACGGGCGCACTGGACCGGCACTTCGTCAAGAAAGAAGGCGAAGGCGAGGGCGACCTGGTGATGAGCCACATCGTCGCCGTGCTCTCGGCGATGTTCCCCGAGGGCGAGGACTTCTTCGTCCGCTCGGTGCGGCGCTACGCCGACAAGGTCGACGATCCGGACCTCAAGGCCCAGGTCGCCGGGTTCATCGGGCAGGAGGTCACGCACGGGCGCGAGCACCGGGCGCTCAACGAGCGGCTGCAGGAGATGGGCTACCCGACCCGCCGGGTGGACCGCCGCACCAAGATCGGCCTGGGGCGGGCCGAGCAGAAGCTGCCGGGCCTGAGCTGCCTGGCGATGACCGCGGCCCTGGAGCACTACACGGCGGCGCTGGCCGAGACCCTGCTGACCGACGAGCGCGCCCAGCGGCTGCTCGGGTCGACCGAGGTGCGCTCGCTGCTGCTGTGGCACGCGGTCGAGGAGTCCGAGCACAAGGCCGTCGCCTTCGACGTCTACCGCGCCGCGGGCGGGACCGAGCGCAGGCGTATCCGGACCATGCACTTCGTGACCGTCACGTTCATCCTTGGCGTGCTGGGCCACACGCTGCTGTCGCTGCTGCAGGACCGGGCCGCGTACAACCCGGTGCGGCTCGTGCGCAGCATCGCCGCGCTGCGCCACTCGCCTTTCCTGACCCGGCAGGTGTTCCGCCGGATCGCGGCGTACAACCGGCCGGGATTTCACCCCGACGACCACGACAACACCGAACTGCTCGAGCGCTGGACCACCGAACTCTTCGGCGCCGAGGGCAAGCTCGCCGACAAACTTCGCTGA
- a CDS encoding oxygenase MpaB family protein, with protein sequence MAAHARQPEPMPRRLDYGFFGPGSPSWKVWTNPTALIGFQRAVVLEHFDPFLTAAVADSRGIYNDPYGRLDRTLAYFLTVAVADSRTAIEASDFLMRVHAKATGVEPISGQRYSANNPTSQLWIHVTGWHSVLKCYEMYGPGLSPEEEDRFWAECVIAAELQTCKPADVPRSREEVREYYASVRPRLCTSERANEGMHYLLHVPWEKGIRAWGGSRIVAPAAIATLPKWMRKLGGFDQFAVLDKAIVPAAKLAVKAIGSQIRPDAEAKGPLRKGMLAATGLLGPATSRMLAMHLRDEPPVRAETLTPAQARALYGKGAHAQMAAQ encoded by the coding sequence ATGGCAGCCCACGCGCGACAGCCCGAGCCGATGCCCCGACGGCTGGACTACGGGTTCTTCGGTCCCGGCTCGCCGTCGTGGAAGGTGTGGACGAACCCCACCGCGCTGATCGGCTTCCAGCGCGCGGTCGTGTTGGAACACTTCGACCCGTTCCTGACCGCCGCGGTCGCGGACTCCCGGGGGATCTACAACGACCCGTACGGGCGCCTGGACCGCACACTGGCGTACTTCCTGACCGTGGCGGTCGCGGATTCGCGCACCGCCATCGAGGCCTCGGACTTCCTGATGCGCGTGCACGCCAAGGCGACCGGCGTCGAGCCGATCAGCGGGCAGCGCTACAGCGCGAACAACCCGACCTCGCAGCTGTGGATCCACGTCACCGGCTGGCACTCTGTCCTCAAGTGCTACGAGATGTACGGCCCCGGCCTGTCCCCGGAAGAGGAGGACCGGTTCTGGGCCGAGTGCGTCATCGCCGCCGAACTGCAGACGTGCAAACCCGCCGACGTCCCACGCTCACGCGAGGAGGTGCGTGAGTACTACGCCTCGGTGCGGCCCCGGCTGTGCACGTCGGAGCGCGCCAACGAGGGGATGCACTACTTGCTGCACGTACCGTGGGAGAAGGGCATCAGGGCGTGGGGCGGCAGCCGGATAGTCGCGCCCGCCGCGATCGCGACCCTGCCGAAGTGGATGCGCAAGCTGGGTGGGTTCGACCAGTTCGCCGTGCTGGACAAGGCGATCGTCCCCGCCGCCAAGCTGGCGGTGAAGGCCATCGGCAGCCAGATCCGCCCCGACGCGGAGGCGAAAGGCCCCCTCCGCAAGGGAATGCTCGCCGCGACCGGCCTGCTCGGCCCCGCCACCTCCCGGATGCTGGCCATGCACTTGCGTGACGAACCCCCGGTCCGCGCCGAAACCCTGACCCCCGCGCAGGCCCGCGCGCTGTATGGAAAGGGCGCCCACGCCCAAATGGCAGCCCAGTGA